The Punica granatum isolate Tunisia-2019 chromosome 4, ASM765513v2, whole genome shotgun sequence genome has a window encoding:
- the LOC116204600 gene encoding putative cysteine-rich receptor-like protein kinase 35 isoform X2: METSWPTALTLRTAASSSPLSPPKSRPTPAPLLRFFSALVAQLHTSSIIVLFLLFYCLAIPAQIIAYCYDNGNFTANSTYAENRRILLSSLPSKVKANGGFFSGSLGTSHDTVYALSFCTGDLPSQNLTASANFTSMELMESCPSQKQGAAFEDGPCIVRYSDGPIYGILDMSITHMFYNTMDLGMSWESFNQTWWNHLESLAVKASKGSTRLKFATGEASLPDSRTIYALLQCSPDLSESDCLRCLIHSIGDYQNCCLGKSGGGVRWPSCNLRWDLYYFYMYSPAPPPPSPPPPASPPPLSPPPPPGAPLPTSTNTTSIEKDDWDKGYLVIVIIVPTICFLIIVIVITVLLYRRRWKLPWKLKAFVASTEDWSPRDDSWLFKLSEIRAATNDFSDTNKLGQGGFGKVYKGKLKGGQQIAVKRLEGCSNEGKKQFKNEIMLMVRLQHRNLVKLVGFCFEGGERIIIYEFVPYASLDRFISDPNKRVLLDWTKRYKIIKGTARGLLYLHVDSQLRLIHRDLKPANILLDEKMNPKIADFGTGRLFASDQSRERTRNIAGTFGYMPPEYVQRGEISLKTDVFSFGVMILEIISGQKNGCLNISGSSAHLASYAWNNWKKGTAMNLVDPFLKGSPVGEILNCIHIALLCVQEDVARRPTMATVTLMLSTESQSLPMPSHPAFLTDSSMTNNRAPAQTEWPSARSTPASFNELSFSNMYPR; this comes from the exons ATGGAAACTTCTTGGCCAACAGCACTTACTCTGAGAACCGCCGcctcctcctctcctctctcccctCCAAAGTCAAGGCCAACGCCAG CTCCTCTCCTCAGATTTTTCTCAGCTTTAGTCGCTCAACTCCACACTTCCTCAATCATTGTactcttccttctcttctaCTGTCTGGCAATCCCGGCTCAAATCATCGCCTACTGCTATGACAATGGAAATTTCACGGCCAACAGCACTTACGCTGAGAACCGCCGCAtccttctctcctctctcccctCCAAAGTCAAGGCCAATGGCGGGTTCTTCTCGGGAAGCCTTGGCACTAGCCACGACACAGTCTACGCCCTCAGTTTCTGCACGGGAGACCTTCCATCACAAAACTTGACAGCCTCTGCGAACTTCACATCCATGGAACTGATGGAAAGCTGCCCATCTCAAAAGCAAGGTGCTGCATTTGAAGATGGTCCCTGCATCGTTCGTTACTCAGACGGCCCGATCTATGGGATCCTCGACATGAGTATAACTCACATGTTTTACAATACAATGGATCTCGGGATGAGCTGGGAGAGTTTCAACCAAACTTGGTGGAATCATCTGGAAAGCCTTGCAGTGAAGGCCTCGAAGGGGTCCACTAGGCTCAAGTTTGCGACAGGGGAAGCAAGTCTGCCTGACTCCAGAACTATTTATGCACTCCTCCAGTGTAGTCCCGACCTGTCAGAGAGTGACTGCCTTAGATGTTTGATTCATTCAATTGGTGATTATCAGAACTGCTGCCTAGGAAAGTCAGGTGGGGGCGTTCGCTGGCCAAGCTGTAATTTGCGGTGGGATCTGTACTACTTCTATATGTACTCACCGGCCCCTCCGCCACCATCTCCACCGCCACCAGCATCACCGCCCCCACTCTCACCACCACCTCCACCTGGTGCTCCTCTGCCCACATCAACTAATACAACAAGCATCGAGAAAG ATGATTGGGACAAGGGATATCTGGTGATTGTCATCATTGTTCCAACTATCTGTTTCTTGATTATCGTTATCGTCATCACAGTTTTGTTGTATCGAAGAAGGTGGAAATTGCCTTGGAAGCTAAAAG CATTCGTCGCTTCTACCGAAGACTGGTCGCCACGAGATGATAGCTGGCTATTTAAGCTAAGCGAGATCAGAGCTGCCACAAATGACTTCTCTGACACTAACAAACTTGGACAAGGCGGATTTGGGAAAGTTTACAAG GGAAAACTTAAGGGTGGACAGCAAATTGCAGTAAAGAGGCTTGAAGGTTGCTCTAATGAGGGTAAGAAGCAATTCAAGAATGAGATAATGTTGATGGTCAGACTCCAACACAGGAACTTGGTTAAGCTTGTCGGGTTCTGCTTTGAAGGTGGAGAGAGGATCATAATTTACGAGTTTGTTCCTTATGCAAGCCTCGATAGGTTCATATCAG ATCCAAACAAACGTGTACTCTTAGACTGGACGAAGCGCTATAAGATTATAAAAGGAACTGCTCGGGGGCTCCTTTATCTTCATGTTGACTCACAACTTAGGCTCATCCACCGCGATCTGAAACCAGCGAATATCCTACTGGATGAGAAAATGAACCCAAAGATAGCGGATTTTGGCACAGGAAGACTATTTGCTTCAGACCAAAGCAGAGAAAGAACGAGAAATATTGCTGGTACATT CGGTTATATGCCTCCCGAGTATGTGCAACGTGGAGAGATCTCTTTGAAGACAGATGTTTTCAGTTTTGGGGTCATGATACTAGAGATCATCAGCGGTCAGAAGAATGGATGCCTCAACATTTCTGGTTCTTCAGCTCACCTGGCAAGCTAT GCGTGGAACAACTGGAAAAAAGGAACGGCAATGAACCTGGTAGACCCTTTTCTCAAGGGCAGTCCAGTAGGTGAAATCCTCAACTGCATTCACATAGCATTGCTGTGCGTTCAAGAGGATGTGGCTCGTCGACCTACCATGGCTACCGTTACTTTGATGCTAAGCACTGAGAGTCAAAGCCTTCCTATGCCTTCCCATCCGGCATTTTTAACTGACTCTTCAATGACGAATAATCGAGCTCCAGCCCAAACAGAGTGGCCCTCTGCTCGTTCAACGCCAGCCTCCTTCAATGAACTTTCGTTCTCCAACATGTATCCAAGATGA
- the LOC116204600 gene encoding putative cysteine-rich receptor-like protein kinase 35 isoform X3, producing METSWPTALTLRTAASSSPLSPPKSRPTPGSSQEALALTPPKSSPLLRFFSALVAQLHTSSIIVLFLLFYCLAIPAQIIAYCYDNGNFTANSTYAENRRILLSSLPSKVKANGGFFSGSLGTSHDTVYALSFCTGDLPSQNLTASANFTSMELMESCPSQKQGAAFEDGPCIVRYSDGPIYGILDMSITHMFYNTMDLGMSWESFNQTWWNHLESLAVKASKGSTRLKFATGEASLPDSRTIYALLQCSPDLSESDCLRCLIHSIGDYQNCCLGKSGGGVRWPSCNLRWDLYYFYMYSPAPPPPSPPPPASPPPLSPPPPPGAPLPTSTNTTSIEKDDWDKGYLVIVIIVPTICFLIIVIVITVLLYRRRWKLPWKLKAFVASTEDWSPRDDSWLFKLSEIRAATNDFSDTNKLGQGGFGKVYKGKLKGGQQIAVKRLEGCSNEGGERIIIYEFVPYASLDRFISDPNKRVLLDWTKRYKIIKGTARGLLYLHVDSQLRLIHRDLKPANILLDEKMNPKIADFGTGRLFASDQSRERTRNIAGTFGYMPPEYVQRGEISLKTDVFSFGVMILEIISGQKNGCLNISGSSAHLASYAWNNWKKGTAMNLVDPFLKGSPVGEILNCIHIALLCVQEDVARRPTMATVTLMLSTESQSLPMPSHPAFLTDSSMTNNRAPAQTEWPSARSTPASFNELSFSNMYPR from the exons ATGGAAACTTCTTGGCCAACAGCACTTACTCTGAGAACCGCCGcctcctcctctcctctctcccctCCAAAGTCAAGGCCAACGCCAGGTTCTTCTCAGGAAGCCTTGGCACTCACCCCTCCAAAGTCAT CTCCTCTCCTCAGATTTTTCTCAGCTTTAGTCGCTCAACTCCACACTTCCTCAATCATTGTactcttccttctcttctaCTGTCTGGCAATCCCGGCTCAAATCATCGCCTACTGCTATGACAATGGAAATTTCACGGCCAACAGCACTTACGCTGAGAACCGCCGCAtccttctctcctctctcccctCCAAAGTCAAGGCCAATGGCGGGTTCTTCTCGGGAAGCCTTGGCACTAGCCACGACACAGTCTACGCCCTCAGTTTCTGCACGGGAGACCTTCCATCACAAAACTTGACAGCCTCTGCGAACTTCACATCCATGGAACTGATGGAAAGCTGCCCATCTCAAAAGCAAGGTGCTGCATTTGAAGATGGTCCCTGCATCGTTCGTTACTCAGACGGCCCGATCTATGGGATCCTCGACATGAGTATAACTCACATGTTTTACAATACAATGGATCTCGGGATGAGCTGGGAGAGTTTCAACCAAACTTGGTGGAATCATCTGGAAAGCCTTGCAGTGAAGGCCTCGAAGGGGTCCACTAGGCTCAAGTTTGCGACAGGGGAAGCAAGTCTGCCTGACTCCAGAACTATTTATGCACTCCTCCAGTGTAGTCCCGACCTGTCAGAGAGTGACTGCCTTAGATGTTTGATTCATTCAATTGGTGATTATCAGAACTGCTGCCTAGGAAAGTCAGGTGGGGGCGTTCGCTGGCCAAGCTGTAATTTGCGGTGGGATCTGTACTACTTCTATATGTACTCACCGGCCCCTCCGCCACCATCTCCACCGCCACCAGCATCACCGCCCCCACTCTCACCACCACCTCCACCTGGTGCTCCTCTGCCCACATCAACTAATACAACAAGCATCGAGAAAG ATGATTGGGACAAGGGATATCTGGTGATTGTCATCATTGTTCCAACTATCTGTTTCTTGATTATCGTTATCGTCATCACAGTTTTGTTGTATCGAAGAAGGTGGAAATTGCCTTGGAAGCTAAAAG CATTCGTCGCTTCTACCGAAGACTGGTCGCCACGAGATGATAGCTGGCTATTTAAGCTAAGCGAGATCAGAGCTGCCACAAATGACTTCTCTGACACTAACAAACTTGGACAAGGCGGATTTGGGAAAGTTTACAAG GGAAAACTTAAGGGTGGACAGCAAATTGCAGTAAAGAGGCTTGAAGGTTGCTCTAATGAGG GTGGAGAGAGGATCATAATTTACGAGTTTGTTCCTTATGCAAGCCTCGATAGGTTCATATCAG ATCCAAACAAACGTGTACTCTTAGACTGGACGAAGCGCTATAAGATTATAAAAGGAACTGCTCGGGGGCTCCTTTATCTTCATGTTGACTCACAACTTAGGCTCATCCACCGCGATCTGAAACCAGCGAATATCCTACTGGATGAGAAAATGAACCCAAAGATAGCGGATTTTGGCACAGGAAGACTATTTGCTTCAGACCAAAGCAGAGAAAGAACGAGAAATATTGCTGGTACATT CGGTTATATGCCTCCCGAGTATGTGCAACGTGGAGAGATCTCTTTGAAGACAGATGTTTTCAGTTTTGGGGTCATGATACTAGAGATCATCAGCGGTCAGAAGAATGGATGCCTCAACATTTCTGGTTCTTCAGCTCACCTGGCAAGCTAT GCGTGGAACAACTGGAAAAAAGGAACGGCAATGAACCTGGTAGACCCTTTTCTCAAGGGCAGTCCAGTAGGTGAAATCCTCAACTGCATTCACATAGCATTGCTGTGCGTTCAAGAGGATGTGGCTCGTCGACCTACCATGGCTACCGTTACTTTGATGCTAAGCACTGAGAGTCAAAGCCTTCCTATGCCTTCCCATCCGGCATTTTTAACTGACTCTTCAATGACGAATAATCGAGCTCCAGCCCAAACAGAGTGGCCCTCTGCTCGTTCAACGCCAGCCTCCTTCAATGAACTTTCGTTCTCCAACATGTATCCAAGATGA
- the LOC116204600 gene encoding putative cysteine-rich receptor-like protein kinase 35 isoform X1 encodes METSWPTALTLRTAASSSPLSPPKSRPTPGSSQEALALTPPKSSPLLRFFSALVAQLHTSSIIVLFLLFYCLAIPAQIIAYCYDNGNFTANSTYAENRRILLSSLPSKVKANGGFFSGSLGTSHDTVYALSFCTGDLPSQNLTASANFTSMELMESCPSQKQGAAFEDGPCIVRYSDGPIYGILDMSITHMFYNTMDLGMSWESFNQTWWNHLESLAVKASKGSTRLKFATGEASLPDSRTIYALLQCSPDLSESDCLRCLIHSIGDYQNCCLGKSGGGVRWPSCNLRWDLYYFYMYSPAPPPPSPPPPASPPPLSPPPPPGAPLPTSTNTTSIEKDDWDKGYLVIVIIVPTICFLIIVIVITVLLYRRRWKLPWKLKAFVASTEDWSPRDDSWLFKLSEIRAATNDFSDTNKLGQGGFGKVYKGKLKGGQQIAVKRLEGCSNEGKKQFKNEIMLMVRLQHRNLVKLVGFCFEGGERIIIYEFVPYASLDRFISDPNKRVLLDWTKRYKIIKGTARGLLYLHVDSQLRLIHRDLKPANILLDEKMNPKIADFGTGRLFASDQSRERTRNIAGTFGYMPPEYVQRGEISLKTDVFSFGVMILEIISGQKNGCLNISGSSAHLASYAWNNWKKGTAMNLVDPFLKGSPVGEILNCIHIALLCVQEDVARRPTMATVTLMLSTESQSLPMPSHPAFLTDSSMTNNRAPAQTEWPSARSTPASFNELSFSNMYPR; translated from the exons ATGGAAACTTCTTGGCCAACAGCACTTACTCTGAGAACCGCCGcctcctcctctcctctctcccctCCAAAGTCAAGGCCAACGCCAGGTTCTTCTCAGGAAGCCTTGGCACTCACCCCTCCAAAGTCAT CTCCTCTCCTCAGATTTTTCTCAGCTTTAGTCGCTCAACTCCACACTTCCTCAATCATTGTactcttccttctcttctaCTGTCTGGCAATCCCGGCTCAAATCATCGCCTACTGCTATGACAATGGAAATTTCACGGCCAACAGCACTTACGCTGAGAACCGCCGCAtccttctctcctctctcccctCCAAAGTCAAGGCCAATGGCGGGTTCTTCTCGGGAAGCCTTGGCACTAGCCACGACACAGTCTACGCCCTCAGTTTCTGCACGGGAGACCTTCCATCACAAAACTTGACAGCCTCTGCGAACTTCACATCCATGGAACTGATGGAAAGCTGCCCATCTCAAAAGCAAGGTGCTGCATTTGAAGATGGTCCCTGCATCGTTCGTTACTCAGACGGCCCGATCTATGGGATCCTCGACATGAGTATAACTCACATGTTTTACAATACAATGGATCTCGGGATGAGCTGGGAGAGTTTCAACCAAACTTGGTGGAATCATCTGGAAAGCCTTGCAGTGAAGGCCTCGAAGGGGTCCACTAGGCTCAAGTTTGCGACAGGGGAAGCAAGTCTGCCTGACTCCAGAACTATTTATGCACTCCTCCAGTGTAGTCCCGACCTGTCAGAGAGTGACTGCCTTAGATGTTTGATTCATTCAATTGGTGATTATCAGAACTGCTGCCTAGGAAAGTCAGGTGGGGGCGTTCGCTGGCCAAGCTGTAATTTGCGGTGGGATCTGTACTACTTCTATATGTACTCACCGGCCCCTCCGCCACCATCTCCACCGCCACCAGCATCACCGCCCCCACTCTCACCACCACCTCCACCTGGTGCTCCTCTGCCCACATCAACTAATACAACAAGCATCGAGAAAG ATGATTGGGACAAGGGATATCTGGTGATTGTCATCATTGTTCCAACTATCTGTTTCTTGATTATCGTTATCGTCATCACAGTTTTGTTGTATCGAAGAAGGTGGAAATTGCCTTGGAAGCTAAAAG CATTCGTCGCTTCTACCGAAGACTGGTCGCCACGAGATGATAGCTGGCTATTTAAGCTAAGCGAGATCAGAGCTGCCACAAATGACTTCTCTGACACTAACAAACTTGGACAAGGCGGATTTGGGAAAGTTTACAAG GGAAAACTTAAGGGTGGACAGCAAATTGCAGTAAAGAGGCTTGAAGGTTGCTCTAATGAGGGTAAGAAGCAATTCAAGAATGAGATAATGTTGATGGTCAGACTCCAACACAGGAACTTGGTTAAGCTTGTCGGGTTCTGCTTTGAAGGTGGAGAGAGGATCATAATTTACGAGTTTGTTCCTTATGCAAGCCTCGATAGGTTCATATCAG ATCCAAACAAACGTGTACTCTTAGACTGGACGAAGCGCTATAAGATTATAAAAGGAACTGCTCGGGGGCTCCTTTATCTTCATGTTGACTCACAACTTAGGCTCATCCACCGCGATCTGAAACCAGCGAATATCCTACTGGATGAGAAAATGAACCCAAAGATAGCGGATTTTGGCACAGGAAGACTATTTGCTTCAGACCAAAGCAGAGAAAGAACGAGAAATATTGCTGGTACATT CGGTTATATGCCTCCCGAGTATGTGCAACGTGGAGAGATCTCTTTGAAGACAGATGTTTTCAGTTTTGGGGTCATGATACTAGAGATCATCAGCGGTCAGAAGAATGGATGCCTCAACATTTCTGGTTCTTCAGCTCACCTGGCAAGCTAT GCGTGGAACAACTGGAAAAAAGGAACGGCAATGAACCTGGTAGACCCTTTTCTCAAGGGCAGTCCAGTAGGTGAAATCCTCAACTGCATTCACATAGCATTGCTGTGCGTTCAAGAGGATGTGGCTCGTCGACCTACCATGGCTACCGTTACTTTGATGCTAAGCACTGAGAGTCAAAGCCTTCCTATGCCTTCCCATCCGGCATTTTTAACTGACTCTTCAATGACGAATAATCGAGCTCCAGCCCAAACAGAGTGGCCCTCTGCTCGTTCAACGCCAGCCTCCTTCAATGAACTTTCGTTCTCCAACATGTATCCAAGATGA
- the LOC116204279 gene encoding cysteine-rich receptor-like protein kinase 29 has translation MVNSEEGVLVQWHKASSGTKRSWAWNNWKKGTAMNLVDPFLKGSPVGEILDCIHIALLCIQEDVARRPTMASVTLMLNTESQSLPMPSHPAFLTDSTTTNNRALAQPKWPSALSRPASINELSFSNMYPR, from the exons ATGGTCAACTCAGAGGAAGGAGTCTTAGTGCAGTGGCACAAGGCGTCGTCCGGAACCAAGAGGTCCTGG GCGTGGAACAACTGGAAAAAAGGAACGGCAATGAACCTGGTAGACCCTTTTCTCAAGGGCAGTCCAGTGGGCGAAATCCTCGACTGCATCCACATAGCATTGCTGTGCATTCAAGAGGATGTGGCTCGTCGACCTACCATGGCTTCCGTTACTTTGATGCTGAACACTGAGAGTCAAAGCCTTCCTATGCCTTCCCATCCGGCATTTTTAACTGACTCTACGACGACAAATAATCGAGCTCTAGCCCAACCAAAGTGGCCCTCTGCTCTTTCAAGGCCAGCCTCCATCAATGAATTGTCGTTCTCCAACATGTATCCAAGATGA
- the LOC116204280 gene encoding putative cysteine-rich receptor-like protein kinase 34, which translates to MDSSWVPGALVGQQEPQFKQSFEDLPLWWPDFSCSGNMVRAIQNIYKYRDCNNNGNFTANSNYAENRRLLLNSLPSNVTAEDGFSSGSLGTSPDTVYALSFCSGGDLPAQNLTASVNSTSMGLRESCPYQKQGAAFEGDFCISRYSNSPTYEILNISIDMMVCDMMDLDMSWDSFNKTWWNHMECLTMRASKGSTRLKFATGEASLPLTPHTIYPFLQCNLNLSESDCLRCLIHSISDYQNWCRDNSGRVVRWSSCYLRWDLYYFYVYSRPLHHHLHRHHPHHHLLQVLLCAHFILFEFLFSSFRKNSSKGR; encoded by the coding sequence ATGGACTCATCATGGGTCCCAGGGGCCCTGGTCGGGCAACAAGAACCTCAGTTCAAGCAATCATTTGAGGATTTGCCATTGTGGTGGCCCGACTTCAGCTGTAGTGGGAATATGGTGAGGGCAATTCAAAACATATACAAATATAGGGACTGCAATAACAATGGAAACTTCACGGCCAATAGTAATTATGCTGAGAACCGCCGCCTCCTCCTAAACTCTCTCCCCTCCAATGTCACAGCCGAGGACGGGTTCTCCTCGGGAAGCCTCGGCACAAGCCCCGACACAGTCTATGCCCTCAGTTTCTGCAGTGGCGGAGACCTTCCAGCACAAAACTTGACAGCCTCTGTGAACTCCACATCCATGGGACTAAGGGAAAGCTGCCCATATCAAAAGCAAGGCGCCGCATTTGAAGGTGATTTCTGCATCTCTCGTTATTCAAACAGCCCGACCTATGAGATCCTCAACATTAGTATAGATATGATGGTTTGCGACATGATGGATCTGGACATGAGCTGGGACAGTTTCAACAAAACTTGGTGGAATCATATGGAATGCCTCACCATGAGGGCCTCAAAGGGGTCTACTAGGCTTAAGTTTGCCACAGGGGAAGCCAGTCTGCCCTTGACTCCCCATACTATTTATCCATTCCTTCAGTGTAACCTCAACCTATCAGAGAGTGATTGCCTCAGGTGCTTGATTCATTCAATTAGTGATTATCAGAACTGGTGCCGAGATAATTCAGGAAGGGTCGTTCGCTGGTCAAGTTGTTATTTGCGGTGGGATCTATACTACTTCTATGTGTACTCACGGCCCCTCCACCACCATCTCCACCGCCACCACCCTCACCACCACCTCCTCCAGGTGCTCCTCTGCGCGCATTTCATTTTGTTTGAATTCCTTTTCTCTAGCTTTAGAAAAAATTCATCCAAAGGAAGGTGA